From Prevotella melaninogenica, the proteins below share one genomic window:
- a CDS encoding BACON domain-containing protein, with protein MRIINIHKLLQFSLLCLLLGIAAGCAENDSFEQPYLNVSEKEISFSNQIGEKTITVNTNCKEWMATTPKAWVHLTQSGNEIAVHLDPNTTGMERSSYILVDGGLAVQKIMVIQSAADITLNLNNGEVILPQAGGTTTVDLKLDATSYDLTQNEQPEWMQVIKKKHGLKFISKPNYGTTERTTKLTIAFAGKNHEVVVKQPGVATFILACNPGNPYSLHKMMDFEYRRGSFLTEYGGPDEVNGIFEESYFFKTPSPLFKDVVYVHDTKYSVPTRIYTRSLTREGVNAVKSQAFQEFMRANGYTRDEKDTNHYVNIKEAFTMDVDIREENNSVVLFFYQMHTQDRSYPTFSSLDLGPIDLLNKTDKKISDVEAYEAGKNSEEMKRQMSKSNEVEAILYKTNDPTLIARTYFFYLHSDAAVPQEKAGSVEQYSLFYSQPNLGIWQYGNEWFVTHEFDKLLTANNFEFVGYNGKHHVYARRSDYLTLAISGGEYADVNNGKAVMQITVLYKPTVFAGSKEQRLAKVERMLKQYNPKK; from the coding sequence ATGCGTATAATCAATATACATAAGCTGCTGCAGTTCTCCTTGCTATGCCTATTATTAGGAATAGCGGCTGGATGTGCTGAGAATGACAGCTTTGAACAGCCCTATCTGAATGTTTCAGAGAAGGAGATTTCTTTCTCTAATCAGATTGGTGAGAAGACAATTACCGTAAACACGAACTGTAAGGAGTGGATGGCTACGACACCGAAGGCGTGGGTACACCTTACACAAAGCGGAAACGAGATTGCTGTACACCTCGACCCTAATACAACAGGTATGGAGAGAAGTAGCTATATCCTTGTTGATGGTGGACTGGCTGTACAGAAAATCATGGTAATTCAGAGTGCTGCTGACATCACATTAAACTTAAACAATGGTGAGGTAATTCTGCCACAGGCAGGTGGTACGACTACTGTCGACTTGAAGTTGGATGCTACTTCCTATGACCTTACACAGAATGAGCAGCCAGAGTGGATGCAGGTTATCAAGAAAAAGCATGGTTTGAAGTTTATTTCTAAGCCTAATTATGGCACTACGGAAAGAACCACAAAACTAACAATCGCCTTTGCTGGAAAGAACCATGAGGTGGTTGTTAAGCAGCCGGGCGTTGCTACTTTTATCTTGGCTTGTAACCCAGGTAATCCTTATAGTCTGCATAAGATGATGGACTTTGAGTATCGCCGTGGTAGTTTCTTGACGGAATATGGCGGTCCTGATGAGGTAAACGGCATCTTTGAAGAGAGTTACTTCTTCAAGACTCCATCGCCTTTGTTCAAGGATGTGGTCTATGTACACGACACAAAGTATTCTGTTCCAACGCGTATTTACACACGTTCACTGACAAGAGAGGGTGTTAACGCTGTGAAGTCGCAGGCTTTCCAAGAGTTTATGAGAGCCAATGGATACACAAGAGACGAGAAAGACACGAATCATTATGTCAATATAAAGGAAGCTTTCACGATGGATGTAGACATTAGAGAGGAGAACAACAGTGTTGTGTTATTCTTCTATCAGATGCACACACAAGACCGTAGCTACCCTACCTTTAGTAGTCTTGACCTTGGTCCTATAGACCTTTTGAACAAAACTGACAAGAAGATAAGTGATGTAGAAGCTTATGAGGCAGGTAAGAACAGTGAGGAAATGAAGCGACAAATGTCTAAGAGTAATGAGGTTGAGGCTATTCTCTACAAGACAAATGACCCTACACTGATTGCACGTACTTACTTCTTCTACCTTCATAGTGATGCGGCTGTGCCACAAGAGAAGGCTGGAAGCGTTGAACAATACAGCTTGTTCTACAGTCAGCCGAACTTAGGAATATGGCAGTATGGTAATGAATGGTTCGTAACCCATGAGTTTGACAAACTGCTTACCGCTAACAACTTTGAGTTCGTTGGCTACAATGGTAAGCATCATGTCTATGCGCGTCGTTCTGACTATCTGACCTTGGCAATCTCAGGTGGAGAATATGCTGACGTCAATAATGGTAAGGCAGTCATGCAAATTACTGTTCTATACAAGCCAACTGTCTTTGCAGGAAGTAAAGAACAACGTCTGGCAAAGGTAGAACGTATGCTCAAACAATACAATCCAAAGAAATAA